In bacterium, the DNA window ATAATAAATATATGGAGGAATAAAAGGCCTCTTCAAAGTATGATGTCTGAATTTGAATCTATGCTTGTAGATGCGGAATGGATGTTTGTCAACGCGAAAGACGTATTTACCGCGAGATTACAGCCCGAAATAATCAGGGATGAATTGTATATGAGGGATATAAAGATTAACAAAAATGAGCGTTTGATAAGAAGGCAGATAGTAACGCACCTGTCGGTTAACCCCGAAATGGATATTCCTTCCTGCCTTGTGCTTATGAGTATAGTAAAGGATGCCGAGAGGATAGGCGACTATTGCAAAAACATATTCCAGGTTGCCGAAAAATTTAAATTCGGTAAACAGGTTTTTAAGGATAAATACTTTGAAGAGATTAATGCCATAGGAGAAGAGATTAAGGTCAATTTCCAAAGGACGAAAGAGGCCTTTGCCGAGGAAAATGAAGAAAAAGCGCTTAAATCCATAGGCGCTTCGATTCAGATAGGCAAGAAATGCGATGCTATAATAAATTCTATTCTGGATGACAGGCTAAATTGCAATAAAGGGGTGGTATATGCTCTGATAGCGAGGTATTTCAAAAGAGTGGACGGGCATTTATCCAATATTTCGACTTCCGTTGTAAGCCCGATCGAGAACCTTGATTTTTCGAGGAAAATCCAGAATAAGATATCAGAAGAGAATTAATTCATAAAATGAAAATTCCTTTGGCTAGAGAAGGCTATTTCCATATTTTAATTTCACTGTTCGCTTTTGTATTATTCGTAACCCTGCGGTATTATACGGCGGGTTTTATCCTTCTTTTTGCTTCTTTGTTTCTGGTATGTTTTTTCAGGCAGCCCCAAAGGCGGATTGTTTATAAGAGAGGAATGGTGCTATCTCCCGCCGACGGCAGGGTTGTTCAGATAAAACGTGTTGTCCCCGGCGCGTTCTTTGATAAGGAAGTTACAAGAGTCAGTATTTTTATGTCGGTGTTTAATGTGCATGTGAACCTTGCCCCCATAGGAGGCAAAATCGTTTTTATGGAGCATTCGAAAGGGAAGTATTTAAATGCCGTTAACCCGAAAGCCTCGGAACTGAATGAAGCATGCGCCATAGGCTTTGAGTCTGAAGGAGAGCGTGTTTTAATTAAGCAGCTGGCCGGTTTGATAGCAAGACGCATAAAAAATCGCGTAAAAGTTTCCGAAATTGTGAATGCCGGTGATAAAATAGGAATAATAATGTTCGGTTCAAGAGTTGATGTTTTTATGGATGAGAGTTTCAGTTTGAAAGTCGATCTGGGCCAGAAGGTTAAGGCAGGGCTGACGCTGATAGGGGAGAAAACTTGAAAAGGATTTATATATTACCCAACCTGGTTACAACCGCCAATTTCCTGTGCGGCATTATAGCTCTCATGTGTATTTACAACGGGAATCTCAAACAGGCCGCTATGCTTGTTTTTCTTGCTATGGTATTTGATTTTTTTGACGGTTCCATTGCCAGAATCCAGGGATCCTACAGTAACTTCGGCATGGAATACGATTCGCTCGCCGATCTTGTATCATTCGGGATAGCGCCTGTATTCATAGTCTATGCGATGGCCTTGTCTAGAATGGGAAGGACGGGTATGGGCATATCCTTCCTTTATTGTACTTGCGCCGCGCTGCGTCTTGCCCGTTTTAACACTCAGATTTCATCAAGCCTTTCCGAGAAAAAGTCGTTTCGCGGTCTGCCTACACCGGCCGCCGCGGGCCTTATAGCAATGATGTTTATAACGGTTGAAAAGTATAGAATCCCATATGATTCATGGATGGTCATTTTTACTTTTCCCCCGGTTCTGGTTCTTCTTTCTTACCTGATGGTGAGCAATATCAGGTATCCCACCCTTTATGATTTTAACGTTTTCAGGCAGAAAAACTTTCTATATCTCGTCCTGATAGTAATCTGTATCGGGGTTGTATTATTGAATATAGAAATTTCTCTTCTGTTCCTGTTCATGTTTTATGCGCTGGCCGGGCCTTTGAGCAATGCGAAACCGGCGCGCAAATGGTTTTATGGTGTTAAAGATAAGAATTTACCTGCCGGTAAGGAAAGGGTAAAAGATGATTGATAAAAAATGGGTTCGGGAACTGGATGGCATGGTTGCGAGAATACGCGGACATGCGCATAACATCAATAACCTGATGACAGTTGTATTCGGAAGAGTTGAATTGCTTCTTTACAGAAGCGACCTGGAAAAAAAGGCAAGGGATGATTTGAAGTCCGTGCAGGAAAACGCGCAGAAGGCTATGCAGATGCTGAAGGAGATATCAAGAGAGTCGAAAGACATGCAGTTAAAATTGAAAAGTGATTCGGAAGACACCAAATAAATGGAATTCAGGAAATACCATATAGTAAAAAAAATCGGACACGGAACATTTTCTGAAGTTTATGAGGTTAAAGAGCGTGAAACGGGGGAACATTTTGCGTTAAAGCTGTTCAGCCCGATGTCGAATTCAGGCGCTAATGCAAAGAACAAATTTCTTTACGGGGCGAAAGTAGCGCAAAAGATTAAAGGCGAAAATATTGTCAAAGTCCTTGATATATGCTCAGAGGGCGATTCTGTTTTTTATGTCATGGAACTTATTGACGGCGGCCGGTTAAGAGATGCTATTGCGGACAAGTCTTTAAAAAATATTAAATTGCTGCTGGATATCATGGTGTCCGTCGCCTATGGTGTTAATGCGATTCACAAAGCTGGTTTTATTCACCGGGATATGAAACCGGAGAATATCCTTCTGACACAGGAAAAGAAGGTGAAGATAATTGATTTCGGGTTGGCTGTTCCCAAAAAGAATTTTTTTTGGAATAATTTCAATGTATCAGGCAGCCCGTCTTACATTTCTCCCGACCAGATCCTGAACAAAAGAGTTGATGAGAGGTGTGACATATATTCTATCGGCATTATTTTTTATGAAATGGTTGCGGGTAATGTGCCTTTTACGGGCAGTTCAAAGGAAGAAGTTTACAGGCTTCACCTTAATCCCAGGTCTTTGCCTAAACCATTATCCCGGCCAAACGGCAGGAATATTGATAAGCTTGAAAATATAATTTTAAAATGTCTTGATAAAGATAAAAGTAAAAGGTATCCCAGCGCGGGGTTTGTGATAAGGGATTTGAACTACGTTAAAAGTTTGTATTAAGGGTCTAAAACAGGATGAGCTGTTTTAAGCTGGTAAATTGGTTATCTGATAATTTATTATATGCGGAGGAATTAAAATGAAAGCCAAACATTTCTTAATGCTTATTCTTATAGGTTTATTGATAGCGGGTGTTGTAATTGCGCATAAAGCTGTTTCCATGAAGATGGCAAACACCTCTTTTGAAGCAGGCCGGGAAATGTATTCGGCCGGTGATTATATCGCTGCTTCGGAGAAATTCCAGAGGGCCTACTCATCGCAGAAGGAAACCAATTTAGGCCGTGACAGCCTTATATATTATGCAAGGTGCCTGACAAAACTTAATAAACCCGAAGCCTTTGACGCATGGGAAAAAGTGGGACAATTAGGAAATATAGAGGACAGGAAAGCCGAAGTTCTTTATAACCTCGGTCTTTTTGCGTTTGAGAGCGGGGACCTTAATGCGGCGGAAAATTATTTTTCCGAAGTTCTGCGGAAATACAGTTCGGATGTTTTTGCCGGGTCAAGCAGTTATTTTATGGGGCTTATAGAACTCAAACAGGGCTATCCTGCCGCCGCGAAGGAAAGATTTGTCGATGTTGTAAGAAATTACCCGAATTCGGATTTTGCCGAAAGCGCCCAGGAAAAATTCGGGGATGCCAATATACTGATTCTCTTTTCCGAAAAGGAGAATCCTTTCGCTGAAAATTATATTGTCGAGAATGGCGATTCCCTTTCCAGGATAGCGAACAGGTATAATACAACGATTGATTTGATAAAGAATATTAACAAACTGGACACCGGACTTATAAGGGCAGGACAAAGCTTAAAGGTCCCCAAAGTTACATTTTCAATTTCGATTGATAAATCCCAGAACAAGCTTATGTTGTTGGCGGACAGCAAAATGTTTAAGATTTATACGGTAGGTACAGGCGTGGAAAATTCGACTCCGACGGGCAAGTTTAATATAATCAATAAAATTGAAAATCCGCCGTGGAAAGGCATCCCTCCCGAAGACCCGAGAAATATTTTGGGGAGCAGGTGGATGGGGTTTAATGAACCTTATAAAAGTTACGGGATACACGGGACAACAGAACCCGAGACCATAGGATATCAGAGCAGCGCGGGTTGTGTCAGGATGTATAATCACGATGTTGAAGAGATATTTAAAATAATACCTGTAGGGACAGAAGTAACGATTGTCGATTAAATGGACCAGTGGAGATACTATGAACGGCGGCGGGTTAGATTTTGAAAAACCGATATTGGAATTGGAAAGAAAAATTTCGGATTTGAGAAAATTCTCTGCCGAAGAGGGGATAGATGTTTCGGAAGAGATTAAAGGTCTTCAGGTCAAGCTGAAGAAGATAAAAGATGAAGTCTTTTCCGGGCTTTCGGCGTCACAGCGAGTGCAGATAGCCCGCCATCCGAAGAGACCTTATTTCCTTGATTACGCTGAAAGGATATTCAGCTCATTCCTTGAATTGCGCGGGGACAGGAGATTTTCGGATGACAGGGCTTTAATCGGGGGGCTTGCGGAAATAGATGACATTAAAATAATGGCGATAGGACATCAGAAAGGACGAGATACAAAAGAAAACCTGATGAGGAATTTTGGCTGCGCTCACCCCGAAGGATACAGAAAAGCGCTTCGCCTGATGAAAATCGCGGAAAAAACAGGAATCCCGGTGGTCTCTTTTATCGATACTCCCGGGGCTTATCCCGGAATAGGGGCGGAAGAAAGAGGGCAAGCCGAAGCGATAGCTGTAAATTTGAGAGAGATGTCTTTAATAAAAGTTCCTATAATATGCGTAATAATAGGAGAAGGCGGTTCCGGCGGAGCTCTTGGGATAGGAGTCGGCGACAGGATATTAATATTGCAGAATGCATATTATTCTGTTATCTCACCGGAAGGCTGCGCCGCGATATTATGGAAAGACAGGTCAAAAGCGAAAGTCGCCGCCGACGCGTTAAAACTCACGGCCGATGACCTGATAAAACTCGGAATAGTTGATGAGATTGTTAAGGAACCTTCGGGCGGGGCGCACAGGGATTCCGATGAAGTCGCCGGCAGTTTGAAAAAAGTTTTAGTAAGAAACTTAAAAGAACTGCAGAAAGTTCCTGTTTCAGAACTTACGCAAAGCAGGTATAATAAATTCAGGAAAATGGGTGTCTACGAAGGGAAGAAAAATGGAAGTAAAAATAAGAAAAGCAAAAATCAGTGACGCAAAACAAATCCACAGCTTGATCAAGTTTTACGCGGAAAAAGGAGACATGCTTGCCAGGCCTTTAAGCCTGATATATGAGAATATACGGGATTTCTGGGTGGCTACTGAGGAAGGGCTTCCTATCGGATGTTGCGCCCTTCATGTTGTATGGGGGGATCTGGCCGAAATAAAATCTCTGGCGGTCCATGAATCTTTTATGAGGCAGGGGATAGGCACAAAATTGGTGCAGTCGTGTTTGAAAGAAGCGGTTGAAATGGAAATGAAAAAGGTTTTTGCTTTGACGTATAAACCCCATTATTTCGAGAAACTCGGATTTGAAAAGGTATCAAAAGAAATTTTACCGCATAAAGTCTGGAGCGAATGCATAAACTGCCCGAAATTTCCGGATTGCGATGAAGTAGCGGTTTTGATGAATTTATAACTTTATGAGGGTTTTTAAAGCGAGAATGGCTATTATCGTTTTGCTGTCTTTTATTTTACCTTTTCGCACCATTTCCAGCGCTTTCGGGAGTTTTACCCTGCTGATTCTGATATTTTCATCGGATTCGGGCCTTGGTTTCCCTCTTTTTCCCGTTTCGGCTTTGTAAATGTGAATTACCTCATCACTGTAGCCGACACAGGGGTATAAATCCAAAAGTTTGGTTATGTTCTTTAATTTATATCCTGTTTCTTCCGCCATTTCACGCTTTATACAATCCAGTGGGGACTCATTTTTATCAATCCTGCCAGCCGGTATTTCGAAAAGGGTTTTTCCGACAGGATATCTGAATTGCCTGATAAGGATAATGCTATCCGGCTTTTCTACGGCTATTACGGCTGACGCTCCATTGTGCCTTATGACTTCGCGCTCGGCTTTTTCTCCATTAACAAGCTTGACAAGAGCCTTTTCAAGGTCTAATATCTTGCCTTTATAAATTATTTTTTTGGAAAGAGTTTTTTCTTTCATAACCGGATTAAATATTAAAAAATTACGTAAAATTGGGTTGCACTGAATTTGGTAAGATTATATAATTATCACTCTTAAATCGCAAAATATAAATATTGGGAAATTATAGGTTTATTATATGGGAATGACTATAACTGAAAAAATTTTAGCCGCTCATGCGCTTAGGGATAAAGTGTATCCCGGGGAATTGATTATTGCCGATGTGGATATTGCATTAGGTAATGATGTTACTGCTCCGATAGCAATAAGAGAATTCGAAAAAACGGGAGTAAAAAATGTATTCGATAAGGACAAGATTGTGCTTGTGCCGGACCATTTTACCCCGAATAAAGATATTGCCAGCGCGGAACACTGTAAAATTCTAAGGGATTTTGCGAAGAAATACGGGATAACCCATTATTTTGAAATAGGAGAAGTCGGGATAGAACATGTGCTTCTTCCCGAGCAGGGCATAGTTTTACCCGGGGAGATTGTAATAGGAGCTGACAGCCATACCTGCACTTACGGCGCTCTCGGAGCTTTTTCAACCGGTGTTGGAAGCACTGATCTGGCTGCGGCCATGGTTGAAGGCAAGGCATGGTTTAAGGTTCCGGAAACAATCAAGTTTGTGTATACCGGGAAGCTTAAAAAGTGGGTTTCCGGCAAAGACCTTATACTTTATACAATAGGCAGGATAGGAGTTGACGGCGCATTGTATAAGGCGATGGAATTTACGGGGCCTGCCTTGAAATATGTGGATATGGCGGGTCGTTTTTCGATGGCCAATATGGCGATTGAAGCCGGGGCTAAAAACGGTATTTTCATACCGGACAGCATAACTGAAGAATATGTGAGCCGGAGAGCGAAAAAGAAATACACTTTCTACGATAGCGATCCCGATGCTTCGTATTCGGATGTTATTAAAATAAATACGGACAGTATCGAGTTGCAGGTCGCATGTCCGAATCTTCCGGAAAATGTGAAGCCTGTTTCGGACCTCAGAGATGTTGAACTGGACCAGGTCGTTATAGGTTCCTGTACCAACGGAAGAATTGAAGATTTAAGAATAGCCGCCCGGATAATGAAAGGTCAGAAGGTTGCAAAATATTTGAGATGCATTATAATACCCGGTTCGCAGAAAGTCTATCTTGAAGCTTTGAACGAAGGGCTGATTGAAATATTTATCAAAGCCGGAGCGGTGGTTTCCACTCCCACGTGCGGGCCGTGTCTCGGGGGGCATATGGGAATACTTGCCGCCGGGGAAAAAGCTCTTGCCACGACAAACAGGAATTTTGTAGGCAGGATGGGACATCCGAAAAGCAAGGTTTATCTTTCGGGGCCGGCCGTGGCTGCCGCGTCTGCCGTAAAGGGCAAAATAGTTTCACCTGAAGAGATATTGAAGTAGTATGTCAGGAGCATATGATTATGTTTAAAGGCAAAGCGTGGAAATTCGGAAATGATATAAATACTGACGAGATAATTCCGGCCAGGTACCTTAACAGCTCTGACCCGGCTGAGTTGGCGAAGCATTGCATGGAAGACGCCGACCCTGATTTCATCAGAAAAATCTCGAAAGGGGATATCATAATAGGCGGTAAAAATTTCGGCTGCGGTTCTTCGAGAGAACATGCGCCTATATCCATAAAAGCGGCGGGAATCAGCTGTATTATAGCTGTTTCATTCGCGAGGATATTTTTTCGCAATGCTTTTAACATGGGGCTTCCGATTTTTAATTGTCCGGAAGCCGCTGAAAACATAAAAGAGGGGGATGAAATTCAGGTTAGCCCCGAAACCGGATTGATAAAGGATCTGACTACCGGGAAGGAATACGAAGCCAACCCCATACCGGAATTTATGAGAAATTTGATTAAATCCGGCGGGTTGATGAAATATGTTACGGCTCAAAGTGAAAAAAAATCTGAAAGGAATAAGTAATGAAAAAATCATATAAAATCGCGGTAATTCCGGGCGATGGGACAGGCCCCGAAGTAATAAATGAGGGTATTAAGGTTTTAAAGGCTGTTTCCCAGAAATTC includes these proteins:
- a CDS encoding phosphatidylserine decarboxylase — its product is MKIPLAREGYFHILISLFAFVLFVTLRYYTAGFILLFASLFLVCFFRQPQRRIVYKRGMVLSPADGRVVQIKRVVPGAFFDKEVTRVSIFMSVFNVHVNLAPIGGKIVFMEHSKGKYLNAVNPKASELNEACAIGFESEGERVLIKQLAGLIARRIKNRVKVSEIVNAGDKIGIIMFGSRVDVFMDESFSLKVDLGQKVKAGLTLIGEKT
- the pssA gene encoding CDP-diacylglycerol--serine O-phosphatidyltransferase, giving the protein MKRIYILPNLVTTANFLCGIIALMCIYNGNLKQAAMLVFLAMVFDFFDGSIARIQGSYSNFGMEYDSLADLVSFGIAPVFIVYAMALSRMGRTGMGISFLYCTCAALRLARFNTQISSSLSEKKSFRGLPTPAAAGLIAMMFITVEKYRIPYDSWMVIFTFPPVLVLLSYLMVSNIRYPTLYDFNVFRQKNFLYLVLIVICIGVVLLNIEISLLFLFMFYALAGPLSNAKPARKWFYGVKDKNLPAGKERVKDD
- a CDS encoding serine/threonine protein kinase is translated as MEFRKYHIVKKIGHGTFSEVYEVKERETGEHFALKLFSPMSNSGANAKNKFLYGAKVAQKIKGENIVKVLDICSEGDSVFYVMELIDGGRLRDAIADKSLKNIKLLLDIMVSVAYGVNAIHKAGFIHRDMKPENILLTQEKKVKIIDFGLAVPKKNFFWNNFNVSGSPSYISPDQILNKRVDERCDIYSIGIIFYEMVAGNVPFTGSSKEEVYRLHLNPRSLPKPLSRPNGRNIDKLENIILKCLDKDKSKRYPSAGFVIRDLNYVKSLY
- a CDS encoding L,D-transpeptidase family protein; amino-acid sequence: MKAKHFLMLILIGLLIAGVVIAHKAVSMKMANTSFEAGREMYSAGDYIAASEKFQRAYSSQKETNLGRDSLIYYARCLTKLNKPEAFDAWEKVGQLGNIEDRKAEVLYNLGLFAFESGDLNAAENYFSEVLRKYSSDVFAGSSSYFMGLIELKQGYPAAAKERFVDVVRNYPNSDFAESAQEKFGDANILILFSEKENPFAENYIVENGDSLSRIANRYNTTIDLIKNINKLDTGLIRAGQSLKVPKVTFSISIDKSQNKLMLLADSKMFKIYTVGTGVENSTPTGKFNIINKIENPPWKGIPPEDPRNILGSRWMGFNEPYKSYGIHGTTEPETIGYQSSAGCVRMYNHDVEEIFKIIPVGTEVTIVD
- a CDS encoding acetyl-CoA carboxylase carboxyltransferase subunit alpha; the encoded protein is MNGGGLDFEKPILELERKISDLRKFSAEEGIDVSEEIKGLQVKLKKIKDEVFSGLSASQRVQIARHPKRPYFLDYAERIFSSFLELRGDRRFSDDRALIGGLAEIDDIKIMAIGHQKGRDTKENLMRNFGCAHPEGYRKALRLMKIAEKTGIPVVSFIDTPGAYPGIGAEERGQAEAIAVNLREMSLIKVPIICVIIGEGGSGGALGIGVGDRILILQNAYYSVISPEGCAAILWKDRSKAKVAADALKLTADDLIKLGIVDEIVKEPSGGAHRDSDEVAGSLKKVLVRNLKELQKVPVSELTQSRYNKFRKMGVYEGKKNGSKNKKSKNQ
- a CDS encoding N-acetyltransferase; the protein is MEVKIRKAKISDAKQIHSLIKFYAEKGDMLARPLSLIYENIRDFWVATEEGLPIGCCALHVVWGDLAEIKSLAVHESFMRQGIGTKLVQSCLKEAVEMEMKKVFALTYKPHYFEKLGFEKVSKEILPHKVWSECINCPKFPDCDEVAVLMNL
- a CDS encoding NUDIX hydrolase, whose amino-acid sequence is MKEKTLSKKIIYKGKILDLEKALVKLVNGEKAEREVIRHNGASAVIAVEKPDSIILIRQFRYPVGKTLFEIPAGRIDKNESPLDCIKREMAEETGYKLKNITKLLDLYPCVGYSDEVIHIYKAETGKRGKPRPESDENIRISRVKLPKALEMVRKGKIKDSKTIIAILALKTLIKL
- the leuC gene encoding 3-isopropylmalate dehydratase large subunit, with amino-acid sequence MGMTITEKILAAHALRDKVYPGELIIADVDIALGNDVTAPIAIREFEKTGVKNVFDKDKIVLVPDHFTPNKDIASAEHCKILRDFAKKYGITHYFEIGEVGIEHVLLPEQGIVLPGEIVIGADSHTCTYGALGAFSTGVGSTDLAAAMVEGKAWFKVPETIKFVYTGKLKKWVSGKDLILYTIGRIGVDGALYKAMEFTGPALKYVDMAGRFSMANMAIEAGAKNGIFIPDSITEEYVSRRAKKKYTFYDSDPDASYSDVIKINTDSIELQVACPNLPENVKPVSDLRDVELDQVVIGSCTNGRIEDLRIAARIMKGQKVAKYLRCIIIPGSQKVYLEALNEGLIEIFIKAGAVVSTPTCGPCLGGHMGILAAGEKALATTNRNFVGRMGHPKSKVYLSGPAVAAASAVKGKIVSPEEILK
- a CDS encoding 3-isopropylmalate dehydratase small subunit, producing MIMFKGKAWKFGNDINTDEIIPARYLNSSDPAELAKHCMEDADPDFIRKISKGDIIIGGKNFGCGSSREHAPISIKAAGISCIIAVSFARIFFRNAFNMGLPIFNCPEAAENIKEGDEIQVSPETGLIKDLTTGKEYEANPIPEFMRNLIKSGGLMKYVTAQSEKKSERNK